A section of the Pediococcus inopinatus genome encodes:
- a CDS encoding MBG domain-containing protein, with product MGIKTTSDSAPKWSHYEVQGGQVVDDNGNPAVTVPEVAAQVTVSSNQSGTFTYTVNGGESQTGTYGTALTGINVGDAVVVTPGTVAGYAATQSHASFTATDSAADNADVVTYTVNQTSIVVHYQDYFGNTLAPDSSLNGDYTATVDAPTATGYTFNAADAKNSPAKTITFSKPDADGNVVVTDAAGAAVTEITLYYKTNINLTVTGTKVYNGMDYDYGNDDFPDDPVNIGYLIFTDGAGNIFKLDTSGINSSNIYYTSPDVGVYPGSILVNTGMINSKNPEYQVSSVTDGDFTITAAPVNATIESDDTATKAYDGQPISYVPTVDFSRTDTDDTSAIVPNTGTNPKDKITWDAADFEYLQDGVVVTNPKDVGTYSIQFSAAGKAKLAAATNFAITPVYDGTYTITAADTTVTLSGGETETYNGAQQKPDASHYSVTLPTGVTYTLTDADVELASGGINEGTYGVVLSETGKTNIEAAVTKATGTNYTVKYGDATGTFTITPADTKVTLSGSENETYNGAQQKPDASHYSVTLPTGVKYTLTNDDIQLVSGGKDHGTYDVVLSDKGKTDIQAAITAKTGTNYTVTFGTPTESTFTIDKAKAIITVEDGGSQYDGSSHSLPNSNVTITGVIGDEQLGYSLTNNARTDAGSQTVSIVLTDSAVNDNYNIDATDTAQLTITPADTTVTLSGSESEIYNGSQQKPDASHYSVTLPTGVKYTLTNDDIQLASGGTDVDTYQVQLSTAGEKNIQAAITAATGTNYKVIFGEPTGSFEITPAAGSVTLNGGSKTYDGVTVPDLTIDAPVKVALEQGDYTVTPVTGTADLKGAGTYTYQLTQAGIDKITKVNSNYTLNDLTKLTSTYTINKMKVTLTANNSGKIFGADDPELTASTDVPIVAGDTLDYTIARVSGEDAGTYDITVTAGTNANYDITVGKTGTFTITPATVTNIRIENGTKVYDSKAINAWPDVYATLSNGKEIQLIWSSKTLNVDFVFTPTTGTADLTGVGSYTSQLSAIGVTNLLSVNTNYYLPGLAAATGTYIITPATASINVNDGSKFYDGKIISDAPTVSLIDSADGIAVPKDVTLGTGDYTIENNAKDAGEYTIVLTEQGVNTIAKAFSNFSLGDISGKTATYTIKKQPVTITVTGGTYEYDEANPITHSPTVAVSGAVEGETLAYTISTKGLTYPGSKTVTVTFDAANAVNKNYDINVVSDALTITGDAFKAFNRTIHFEGAGDQTPQDVDQTLTYSVTEDADGILHYSLMDALPEVVIPLITGYTPSSADVTLAKDSDGNYLPIKMDNAGTNFDGVDPTNGDITITYSADEEPVTVNATGNKVGTGFTYTVNGGDAQTGSYGTALTGIHYGDTVAITPNAQDGYMIHSDTNTIVVSEIADNNVANVTYEADAQYVDVQVIEKNTGKIIGSVRLNGHTDDNYTIATPPASFNIHYMEGMANDGTLVNEINDAVLLTYAGLKYGDSLSGTYKAGDGIPTIVIYYEMQPYTLKTDFLVANDNGTYKTVGTGTVTYTPAIPATGTSAEVPEQITYTGIPAGYDATPVDSAIKYVDDKTYIPLGSVDGAIITSDDLALRVSDDGTISTALDETFNPSFVLTPLAQDVNVTAVGNSAENNTFTYTVNGGEKLTGTYGTSLPDIVTGDVIAVTPNVQDGRAFTQSSASITASGADPETTDTDTVTYSTIALSAPDIIYGDTPSYSFDIQTDSGVKTVELTADDVTVADGNLNAGTHTVSLNADGLKKLQDANPDYTFGLITGTITVNQKQITVTANGDTKVYGTDDPTFTANYDKSQLVGNDTLNYTVSREAGEDVGGYFVTVTVGNNANYAIKPVAGRFTITPASTTGNEDASVKTDDKTITYGDTTPTLSVTVGKNLTTKDAGLTNADFTITDAKYTNDGKYLAAGKYQVTLNADGIKKLEAVNKNFTIDDVTAGTITVNQKQITVTANGDTKVYGTDDPTFTANYDKSQLVGNDTLNYTVSREAGEDVGGYFVTVTVGNNANYAIKPVDGRFTITPASTTGNEDAQIKVNDASSNYGASSPDFSITIGSDLKKPGNLTNADFVFVDKATGKETDGVPTNVGDYQVSLNDSGKAKVSAANPNYDLTDGDFVAGTYVIKPVETALGDQNKQFVISDATAIYGNPTPTFVVTPGKDVVNPGNITNDDFTFINKDTGEVVVGIPSDVGNYEVVLNEGSKDKLTAANPNYVFSDDDFVSGTYTIKPKVTDPKDETTQVTVNPPEITYGDAPSFTISVGSNLTTDGVKLTNDDYMITDAIYTNDGKYLASGSYKVTLNESGLAKLQAVNPNYTISKDSVISTTLVVNKKTITVSANNSGKVFGEADPDLTGTVTGLVGNDNVAYVVNRVEGESAGNYDETVTAEESANYNVKVSGGTFTIKPAGTSTGDADKEIFVNDVTSNFGDKTPNFGVTAGKDVVDPGNLTNDDFIFIDKDTGKTVDGIPTNVGHYEVKLNASGQAKVKNANLNYVFNDGDFISGTYTINDVITHSKITVSQTVHYTGTGVRTPADKTQSIVYDVATSKATGESVYTPESGYATVKTPNINGFTNSGDVAGYTPATTTNKPTDSTVTVTYKPTNNLEYSEITVTRTVHYEGAGKQTPHDVIENVVYKVVTNKTTGEVSYTPQGVYEAVATPDLSGYTNSGDVAESIPEATTNKPEDSLVVVQYKKVSDGNGTNPGNPSNPGEGGNNPGTPSNPGEGGNNSGNGNNNKPGNGGTTPNTPTTPGSGSNSGTGNSGVSTEGIKNSAGSQVKLETLESSNTKGKANKNIAVVKAGILPQTGEQHENVASLIGMAILGGFTALFGLKRRKHEDEE from the coding sequence GTGGGAATTAAGACTACTAGTGATAGTGCGCCTAAATGGAGTCATTATGAGGTACAAGGTGGTCAGGTTGTTGATGATAACGGTAATCCCGCCGTTACAGTACCCGAAGTAGCCGCACAAGTAACCGTCAGCTCAAACCAAAGTGGAACTTTCACTTACACCGTCAATGGTGGCGAGTCACAGACTGGAACCTATGGCACTGCACTCACTGGAATCAATGTTGGTGATGCAGTTGTCGTGACTCCGGGAACGGTAGCTGGATATGCTGCAACACAAAGTCATGCTTCATTTACAGCAACCGATTCTGCAGCAGATAATGCCGATGTGGTGACGTACACAGTAAATCAGACGTCAATTGTCGTTCATTATCAAGATTACTTTGGCAATACACTTGCACCTGATAGTTCGCTAAACGGTGACTACACAGCAACAGTTGATGCTCCAACCGCTACTGGTTACACATTTAACGCAGCAGATGCTAAGAACAGTCCTGCCAAGACAATTACTTTCTCAAAACCAGATGCGGACGGTAACGTAGTTGTGACAGACGCAGCTGGTGCTGCCGTTACGGAAATCACATTATATTACAAGACGAATATTAATTTAACAGTTACGGGCACTAAAGTTTACAACGGTATGGACTATGATTATGGTAATGATGACTTTCCTGACGACCCGGTCAACATTGGGTATCTTATCTTTACGGATGGTGCTGGTAACATTTTCAAGCTTGACACTTCAGGCATAAATAGTTCTAACATTTACTATACTTCTCCAGACGTAGGAGTCTACCCTGGTAGTATTCTAGTCAATACTGGCATGATAAATAGTAAAAATCCCGAATATCAAGTGTCATCAGTGACGGATGGAGACTTTACTATTACGGCTGCACCAGTGAACGCAACCATCGAGTCAGATGATACGGCCACAAAGGCCTATGATGGACAACCGATTTCTTATGTGCCGACTGTTGACTTTTCACGGACTGATACGGATGACACAAGTGCAATAGTGCCGAATACAGGAACTAATCCTAAAGACAAAATTACCTGGGATGCTGCAGACTTTGAGTATTTACAAGACGGTGTTGTGGTTACTAATCCTAAAGATGTTGGTACGTATTCTATTCAATTTAGTGCTGCAGGTAAGGCCAAATTAGCTGCTGCAACGAACTTTGCTATTACTCCTGTTTATGATGGAACGTATACGATTACCGCAGCGGATACGACAGTTACCTTAAGTGGTGGTGAAACTGAAACGTACAATGGCGCACAACAAAAGCCTGACGCTAGTCACTACAGTGTCACTTTGCCAACCGGTGTTACGTACACTTTAACTGATGCAGACGTTGAATTAGCTAGTGGTGGCATTAATGAAGGAACATATGGTGTCGTTTTAAGTGAAACGGGTAAGACGAATATTGAAGCCGCAGTCACGAAAGCCACTGGGACAAACTATACCGTTAAGTATGGTGACGCAACGGGAACGTTTACGATTACCCCAGCAGATACGAAAGTTACCTTAAGTGGTAGTGAAAATGAAACGTACAATGGCGCACAACAAAAGCCCGATGCAAGTCACTATAGTGTCACTTTGCCAACTGGTGTTAAGTACACCTTAACCAATGATGACATTCAATTGGTCAGTGGTGGCAAGGATCATGGCACATATGATGTTGTCCTAAGTGATAAAGGTAAAACAGACATTCAAGCAGCAATTACTGCCAAAACTGGCACTAACTATACTGTTACTTTTGGTACACCAACTGAATCAACTTTCACTATTGATAAAGCTAAAGCTATCATTACGGTTGAAGATGGTGGATCTCAATATGATGGCAGCAGTCACTCACTTCCAAATAGTAACGTTACCATTACGGGTGTAATTGGTGATGAGCAACTTGGTTACAGTCTAACGAACAATGCCAGAACAGATGCTGGATCACAGACAGTTTCTATTGTCTTAACGGATAGTGCTGTAAATGATAATTACAATATTGATGCAACTGATACAGCACAATTAACAATTACCCCAGCAGATACAACAGTTACCTTAAGTGGTAGTGAAAGCGAAATATACAATGGCTCACAACAAAAGCCTGACGCTAGTCACTACAGTGTTACTTTGCCAACTGGTGTTAAGTACACGTTAACCAATGATGATATTCAGTTAGCCAGCGGTGGTACCGATGTTGACACCTATCAAGTTCAGTTGAGTACGGCTGGTGAAAAAAATATTCAAGCCGCCATTACCGCTGCAACCGGTACTAACTACAAGGTTATATTTGGTGAGCCAACAGGTTCGTTTGAAATCACTCCTGCTGCAGGCTCAGTAACTTTAAATGGTGGTTCAAAAACTTATGATGGTGTAACAGTACCAGATTTAACCATAGATGCACCCGTTAAAGTTGCTCTTGAACAAGGCGATTACACAGTTACACCAGTCACGGGAACTGCTGACTTAAAAGGAGCCGGTACTTATACCTATCAACTAACCCAAGCTGGAATTGACAAAATCACAAAGGTCAATAGCAATTACACGCTGAATGATTTGACCAAATTAACATCGACTTACACGATTAACAAAATGAAAGTTACACTAACAGCTAATAATAGCGGCAAAATTTTTGGAGCAGACGATCCAGAATTAACTGCTTCAACGGACGTTCCAATTGTTGCTGGAGATACCCTTGACTATACAATAGCTAGAGTTTCTGGCGAAGATGCTGGTACTTACGATATCACTGTAACCGCCGGAACAAACGCAAACTATGACATTACAGTTGGTAAAACTGGAACTTTCACAATTACGCCTGCTACTGTTACCAATATTAGGATTGAAAATGGGACAAAGGTTTATGACAGCAAGGCAATCAATGCTTGGCCTGATGTTTATGCTACTTTAAGCAATGGAAAAGAAATTCAGCTTATTTGGTCATCTAAGACCCTAAATGTTGATTTCGTTTTTACACCAACGACAGGAACAGCTGATTTAACTGGGGTTGGTTCATATACCAGTCAACTAAGCGCAATTGGCGTTACAAATCTTCTTAGCGTGAACACCAATTACTACTTACCAGGGTTAGCAGCGGCGACTGGAACGTATATAATTACACCCGCCACGGCTTCAATTAACGTCAATGATGGATCAAAATTTTATGACGGTAAAATAATTAGTGATGCACCAACTGTTAGTTTGATTGATTCCGCTGATGGAATTGCGGTTCCGAAAGATGTCACACTTGGAACTGGCGATTATACAATTGAAAATAATGCAAAAGATGCTGGTGAATACACAATTGTATTAACTGAACAAGGAGTTAATACGATTGCCAAGGCATTTAGTAACTTCAGTTTAGGCGATATTAGTGGTAAAACAGCCACTTATACCATTAAGAAACAACCAGTCACAATTACGGTTACTGGTGGTACGTATGAGTACGATGAAGCTAACCCAATTACGCATAGCCCAACTGTTGCTGTTTCTGGCGCCGTTGAAGGTGAAACTCTAGCGTATACGATAAGCACCAAAGGCTTAACATATCCTGGGAGTAAAACTGTCACCGTTACGTTTGATGCAGCAAATGCAGTTAATAAAAATTACGATATTAATGTTGTTTCAGATGCGTTAACAATTACAGGGGATGCTTTCAAAGCGTTTAACCGAACAATCCATTTTGAGGGTGCTGGTGATCAAACGCCACAAGATGTTGACCAGACGTTAACTTATAGCGTAACCGAAGATGCAGATGGCATCTTACATTACTCGTTAATGGACGCTTTACCAGAAGTTGTGATTCCTTTAATCACAGGATACACACCTTCAAGCGCGGATGTTACCCTTGCTAAAGATTCGGATGGAAATTATTTGCCAATCAAGATGGACAACGCTGGAACCAATTTCGATGGTGTAGATCCAACTAATGGTGACATTACCATTACGTACAGTGCTGATGAAGAACCAGTAACTGTAAATGCAACGGGTAATAAAGTTGGAACTGGGTTTACTTACACCGTAAATGGTGGGGATGCTCAGACGGGATCTTATGGCACAGCTTTAACCGGTATCCACTATGGTGATACTGTTGCGATTACTCCTAACGCACAAGATGGATATATGATTCATTCAGATACGAATACAATTGTCGTTAGTGAAATTGCTGATAACAACGTGGCAAATGTGACCTACGAAGCTGATGCTCAATATGTGGATGTTCAGGTAATCGAGAAGAATACCGGAAAGATTATTGGAAGTGTTCGACTAAATGGACACACAGATGATAATTACACGATTGCCACTCCACCAGCAAGCTTTAACATCCATTACATGGAGGGAATGGCCAACGATGGCACTCTTGTTAATGAAATTAATGATGCTGTTTTACTGACCTATGCTGGTCTAAAATATGGGGATTCTCTCAGCGGGACTTATAAGGCCGGTGACGGAATCCCAACAATCGTCATTTACTATGAAATGCAGCCATATACGTTAAAGACAGATTTTCTTGTAGCTAATGACAATGGCACGTACAAAACTGTTGGAACAGGAACGGTCACGTATACGCCAGCTATTCCAGCTACAGGAACATCAGCAGAAGTTCCTGAACAAATTACCTACACTGGAATTCCGGCTGGATATGATGCAACACCAGTTGATTCAGCAATTAAATATGTCGATGATAAGACGTATATTCCGTTAGGATCTGTTGATGGCGCTATTATAACCTCTGATGATTTGGCACTCAGAGTTTCTGATGATGGGACAATTAGCACGGCATTGGATGAAACCTTCAATCCATCTTTCGTGCTAACTCCATTAGCTCAGGATGTTAACGTGACAGCAGTTGGTAACAGTGCGGAAAACAACACGTTTACCTATACCGTAAACGGTGGCGAAAAGTTGACTGGCACGTATGGGACGAGTTTGCCGGATATTGTAACTGGTGATGTTATCGCGGTTACACCTAATGTACAAGATGGTCGTGCATTCACGCAAAGTAGTGCTTCAATCACTGCCAGCGGTGCTGATCCAGAAACAACGGACACTGACACAGTTACGTATAGTACAATTGCACTTTCCGCTCCAGATATAATTTATGGTGATACACCAAGTTATTCTTTCGATATTCAAACTGATAGTGGTGTTAAAACCGTTGAGCTAACTGCCGATGATGTTACAGTAGCCGATGGTAATCTCAATGCTGGTACGCATACAGTTAGTTTAAATGCTGATGGTTTAAAGAAATTACAGGACGCAAATCCAGATTACACGTTTGGGTTAATTACAGGTACGATTACAGTTAATCAAAAACAGATTACAGTGACCGCCAATGGTGATACAAAAGTTTACGGGACTGATGATCCAACATTCACCGCAAACTATGACAAGAGTCAATTAGTTGGTAATGATACTTTGAACTACACAGTCAGCCGCGAAGCTGGTGAAGATGTAGGTGGCTACTTCGTAACCGTCACAGTTGGCAATAACGCTAACTACGCGATTAAACCAGTAGCAGGTCGATTCACAATTACCCCAGCATCAACGACTGGTAATGAAGATGCATCTGTAAAAACGGATGACAAGACCATAACCTACGGTGATACCACACCAACGTTGAGTGTCACAGTTGGCAAGAATTTGACAACCAAGGATGCCGGTTTAACTAATGCGGACTTTACGATTACGGATGCAAAATACACGAATGATGGTAAATATCTCGCGGCAGGTAAGTATCAAGTTACGTTAAATGCGGATGGCATCAAGAAGTTAGAAGCGGTCAACAAGAACTTCACAATTGATGATGTTACCGCAGGTACGATTACAGTTAATCAAAAACAGATTACAGTGACCGCCAATGGTGATACAAAAGTTTACGGGACTGATGATCCAACATTCACCGCAAACTATGACAAGAGTCAATTAGTTGGTAATGATACTTTGAACTACACAGTCAGCCGCGAAGCTGGTGAAGATGTAGGTGGCTACTTCGTAACCGTCACAGTTGGCAATAACGCTAACTACGCGATTAAACCAGTAGATGGCCGGTTCACAATTACCCCAGCATCAACGACTGGTAATGAAGATGCACAAATTAAAGTAAATGACGCTTCATCAAATTATGGCGCAAGTTCACCAGACTTTAGTATCACAATTGGGTCAGATCTTAAGAAACCAGGCAACTTAACAAACGCTGACTTTGTCTTTGTAGATAAAGCCACAGGTAAAGAGACTGACGGGGTTCCAACAAATGTCGGTGATTATCAAGTTAGTTTGAACGACAGTGGTAAAGCTAAAGTATCTGCTGCTAATCCAAATTATGATCTTACCGATGGCGACTTTGTAGCCGGAACTTATGTCATTAAACCTGTTGAAACAGCTTTGGGGGATCAAAACAAACAATTTGTCATTAGTGATGCAACTGCAATTTATGGTAATCCAACACCTACATTTGTGGTGACGCCTGGAAAAGATGTTGTAAATCCAGGAAATATCACAAATGATGATTTCACGTTTATCAATAAAGATACTGGTGAGGTTGTAGTTGGAATTCCGTCAGATGTTGGTAATTACGAAGTGGTCTTGAACGAAGGTAGCAAAGATAAGCTTACTGCCGCAAATCCAAATTACGTATTTAGTGATGATGATTTTGTGAGTGGGACTTATACAATCAAACCAAAAGTGACAGATCCAAAAGACGAGACTACGCAAGTAACTGTTAATCCACCTGAGATTACGTATGGGGACGCACCGAGTTTTACGATTAGCGTGGGTAGTAATTTAACTACTGATGGTGTGAAATTAACCAATGATGATTACATGATTACTGATGCAATTTACACGAATGATGGAAAATATTTGGCATCTGGTAGCTATAAAGTTACGTTGAATGAATCGGGTTTAGCTAAGTTGCAGGCAGTTAATCCAAATTACACAATCAGCAAAGATTCGGTTATCAGTACAACATTAGTTGTTAATAAGAAGACAATTACTGTATCTGCCAATAATTCTGGCAAAGTGTTCGGAGAAGCTGATCCTGATCTGACTGGTACCGTTACTGGTTTGGTAGGCAATGACAATGTGGCCTATGTCGTTAATCGTGTTGAAGGCGAAAGTGCCGGAAATTATGATGAGACGGTAACGGCCGAAGAAAGTGCAAATTATAATGTGAAGGTCAGTGGTGGTACGTTTACGATCAAACCCGCGGGAACAAGTACTGGTGATGCAGACAAAGAAATCTTTGTTAATGATGTGACATCAAACTTTGGAGATAAAACACCTAATTTTGGTGTTACAGCTGGCAAAGATGTTGTAGATCCTGGAAATCTTACGAATGATGATTTCATATTTATTGATAAAGACACAGGTAAAACAGTAGATGGTATTCCAACCAATGTGGGTCATTATGAAGTTAAATTGAATGCAAGCGGGCAAGCAAAAGTTAAAAATGCAAATCTAAATTATGTGTTTAATGATGGCGACTTTATCAGTGGCACTTACACGATTAATGATGTCATTACCCACAGTAAAATTACTGTGAGCCAGACCGTTCATTATACCGGGACTGGAGTAAGGACACCTGCTGATAAAACTCAGTCAATCGTTTACGATGTCGCAACAAGCAAGGCGACTGGTGAATCAGTTTACACACCAGAATCTGGCTATGCCACAGTTAAGACGCCTAACATTAACGGGTTCACCAACAGCGGTGATGTGGCTGGATATACACCGGCCACAACGACTAATAAACCAACTGATTCAACCGTGACGGTTACCTACAAGCCAACCAATAACCTAGAATATAGTGAAATTACGGTTACTCGAACCGTTCACTATGAGGGGGCTGGTAAGCAGACACCACACGATGTGATTGAAAACGTTGTTTACAAGGTAGTTACAAACAAGACAACTGGTGAGGTTTCATATACACCTCAAGGAGTTTATGAGGCTGTTGCAACGCCAGACTTGTCTGGATACACGAACAGTGGTGATGTAGCTGAGTCCATTCCAGAAGCGACAACCAACAAACCAGAAGATAGTTTAGTGGTTGTTCAGTACAAGAAGGTTTCTGATGGCAACGGAACGAACCCTGGAAATCCTTCTAACCCTGGCGAAGGTGGAAATAACCCAGGTACACCTTCCAATCCAGGCGAAGGCGGTAACAACTCTGGCAATGGAAATAATAATAAACCAGGTAATGGTGGTACAACACCTAACACGCCAACTACTCCTGGTTCAGGCTCCAATTCTGGAACGGGTAATTCAGGTGTAAGTACAGAAGGTATTAAGAACTCTGCAGGTTCACAAGTAAAATTGGAAACCTTGGAGAGTTCAAACACTAAAGGCAAGGCTAATAAGAATATCGCAGTTGTGAAAGCTGGGATATTGCCACAAACTGGTGAACAGCATGAAAATGTTGCTTCCTTGATTGGCATGGCAATTTTAGGTGGATTCACGGCGTTGTTTGGTTTGAAACGTCGGAAACACGAAGATGAAGAATAA
- a CDS encoding KxYKxGKxW signal peptide domain-containing protein yields MNNRQRKLKRLKLLQDMGQSKEHFKMYKVRKSWLFAGITVLFFGTGIFFGHPMAYADTTAEVPTTEVASSAASSASSGSKAAASSATSSAASESSTVSSASSSSASSAVSSTSSSASSTSSSANLASNNTSSEITNKNQKSTSSIANSADAVSSSADSENSIASENSKASSSAAISSASASTTSLADSATSGVAETNNSSAASNSSENSSSASLNGLETDVASSSSVTSSATLVNPTSAELNQAKKEAAEVYAKTGVAQTITIAAASSTFNGHTIPDGYTVIYAKDGVIVAVNGVVGGVPTAATNNAIAFLDDRTDVTGLYIGRTNPNSATPSGYI; encoded by the coding sequence ATGAACAATCGTCAAAGAAAATTGAAACGTTTGAAACTATTACAAGATATGGGGCAATCTAAAGAGCATTTTAAAATGTATAAAGTACGAAAAAGTTGGTTGTTTGCCGGGATAACCGTCCTGTTTTTTGGTACGGGTATTTTCTTCGGTCATCCAATGGCTTATGCGGACACTACAGCAGAAGTGCCGACAACTGAGGTCGCAAGCAGTGCCGCTTCTTCAGCGAGTTCTGGTAGTAAAGCGGCTGCCAGCAGTGCAACTTCTAGTGCTGCTAGTGAAAGTAGCACGGTAAGTTCTGCAAGTAGTAGCAGCGCAAGTAGTGCAGTTAGTTCAACTTCGAGTTCTGCAAGTTCCACTAGCAGTTCTGCAAACTTAGCTTCAAATAATACATCGAGCGAAATAACTAATAAAAACCAGAAAAGTACTTCGAGTATTGCAAATTCAGCAGATGCCGTAAGCTCATCTGCTGACAGTGAGAATTCAATTGCTTCAGAAAATAGCAAAGCAAGTTCTTCTGCAGCTATCTCTAGCGCGAGTGCATCAACAACGAGTTTGGCAGATAGTGCAACGAGTGGTGTTGCTGAAACTAACAATTCAAGTGCAGCAAGTAACAGTTCTGAGAATAGCAGTAGCGCAAGTTTAAATGGTTTGGAAACTGATGTTGCAAGTAGCAGTTCTGTTACGAGTTCAGCTACCTTGGTTAACCCAACTTCAGCCGAGCTTAATCAAGCAAAAAAAGAAGCAGCAGAAGTCTATGCTAAAACAGGAGTGGCACAGACAATCACGATTGCTGCAGCCTCTTCGACTTTTAATGGACATACAATTCCGGATGGGTATACGGTAATTTATGCCAAAGATGGAGTTATTGTTGCGGTTAACGGAGTTGTTGGTGGAGTCCCAACCGCAGCTACGAATAATGCCATTGCTTTTTTAGATGATCGTACTGATGTGACTGGTTTGTATATTGGGAGAACTAATCCAAATAGTGCTACTCCGAGTGGTTATATTTAA
- the arsC gene encoding arsenate reductase (thioredoxin), with the protein MRKIYFLCTGNSCRSQMAEGFAKQILGSDWQVESAGIEKHGLNPLAVQVMAEKGIDISKQTSKLIDMDYLMHADLVVTLCGDARDRCPITPPSVRKLHWPLQDPAQATGDKEAVLNVFREVRDEIQERIIQLYQLEK; encoded by the coding sequence ATGCGTAAAATATACTTCTTATGTACTGGCAATTCATGCCGTAGCCAAATGGCAGAGGGGTTTGCCAAACAGATACTAGGATCAGATTGGCAAGTAGAAAGCGCCGGAATTGAAAAACATGGTTTAAATCCATTAGCAGTTCAGGTCATGGCCGAGAAGGGGATTGATATCTCTAAGCAAACTTCGAAGTTGATTGATATGGATTATTTAATGCATGCCGATTTGGTCGTCACCCTGTGTGGGGACGCCCGCGATCGCTGTCCAATCACACCGCCTTCCGTGAGAAAACTTCATTGGCCATTACAAGATCCGGCCCAAGCAACAGGCGATAAAGAAGCCGTTTTGAATGTTTTTCGCGAAGTTCGTGATGAGATTCAGGAACGTATTATACAGTTATATCAATTAGAAAAATAG